From Arachis hypogaea cultivar Tifrunner chromosome 3, arahy.Tifrunner.gnm2.J5K5, whole genome shotgun sequence:
TGCCTACCTATCTAGAAAGAACTCAACACTACATAATTTCATAAGAATCAAGAAAAcaatttttacatgaacatgaaCATGAAGGCATCCAAGGAACTACACCTTCTTCGTTGTTTTCTAGTATTATGCAGTGTCATGTTAGGTTCTTCTATAGCCAACCATGATCAGAAAGACTACTACTGTGGTAATATCAGAAGAGCTCAAACACCTTTCTTGAATCCCAATCCTTCAATATTAAGTAGCATCACCTTGTGCAGATCTCAGAACctctacttcaaaacttcccttgGCCTTTTCCAAGTTTCTTCAGTTGATTTAAATGGTAGCTTACTAACTATCTCTCACTCAACTTGTACTTCTTCTATCCAATATCTTTCTCCTCTGGCTGTCACAGCAGGTTTACCTTCTCCACCAGAACCTAACTCACTTATTCTCTTCAACTGTTCAATCACAAGATACCCCTTTTTGCCACTCTTGAAAAACTGCACACACATATATAAATGTGGAGGTGCTGAAGAGCATGAGAAAAGTCCTTATTCATGCTTAGTTATTGAAGACCTTAAGAAAGTGGGTCTGGGTTTTCATCCTCGAAATTTGAACTGCTCCCATTATACCTGGGCACATAAAAGTTCTTCACATGGTGAAGATCATGGAGAATTGAAGTTTGGAGCAAGGATATCTTTCAACACTCATGTGCCAGATATTTGTAAGGGGTGCCAAAAGCCTAATGACACCTGCGGTGCCGGGTTGAATTGTTTATGCCATGCAAAAGAATGCAGTAAGTCCTACCTTGAATGATCTTTCCCATGTCCAAATATtcttaattttgattcatttatTGGTGCTATATGATTTTGCAGAAGACAAGGTCATATCTGAGGTTGGATCCATAACATTTACTGGTACCGTTTATTTGGCTTTGCTAGTTAGCTTTCTCTCATTGGTTTAGTAGCTTTCTTCTTATGGTTTAGTAAGGAGTGAGTAGGGACTAGGGAGTACTCAGGTAGTTAGGTTGGAGTGCTCTGTTCGTATATAATTATTTGCTATATCATACTTTAATCTCATCTATTGAATGTAACTAGTACATAACAGAATTTAAGGGTGACTAGGAGGGCTTCTATTACCTGCAACTGCAGTTTAAAACCATAATAACAGCTCCAGTGCCACTTCCTCTCTTCATCATGCATCATATTGATCCTTTTTTCAGTTAGACGATAATACGTGGCATAAATGATGCCATTATCTAATTGAAACATTGATTTTTCGATAACTAAATTCACACACATGTAATCTTTGAAGTAAGCCTATCCTTTACATAAATGCAGCAAGGACAGAGTTATTCAGTGTAAATGACAAGTACCGGGAAAAAAGGGGATCAAATTGTTACTTGTAATCCTTTATTAGCAGTGTCTCTTGCTGCCGCAGCATCTCTGATAGAGTTGTTGCATCTTGCAAGGAAAAAGTGACCAAGCCTTGAAGGTGCTTCCACTATGTTTGGTTTAAAAAGATGTTCATTCATTTCAACAAGCATGTGGTGGTCATTAAAGGTCCTTGTAAGTTGTAAGTAGCTTCAACAACACTTTGAAGTTTGAATGAAATGTGCATCGTACCATGAGAAACATCATTGAATATCCCTTGGTCAACATTTTGCATTAAAGCATTCATATCACATCATAAGTTGCTTGGGGCTTGGGCTTTGATCCATTACCCCCATGGAGTCATGGACCCAtcactcttttttgttttttcatatcCCTATTTGGCCCAAGCAAAAGCAAGAGTGTGTTATATtagccaataaaaataaaattaggttgATTGAGTGGTAAGCTTATTTGTCCATCTAAATAAATGTCAAAAGTAGGGGTGAGCATGGCCTGGTCCGACCCGAAGACCCGGTCCGGTCCCGATCACTTTagaggctaatttggtgtgattttatcgggtctagggtcgggtaagggtctcaaaaatagacccggtcattatttcgggtcgagtTCGGATCATAGTTCGGGTCACTCgaaatcggcccggtggcccggtcaccatacacaataaatattttgtattattagtgatggatgatggctattattatgtggaatttaagtattataaaccttaatattttgtgttattagtcattatatataagactacaagttaatgttttatatttaaaatgcacaagactttagactaatgcataatattgtgttatttgtattgattcaAATATTTGATGTTATTATGCAATATTAGTATTTATTATGgttattctttaattttagagaagagttggttcttgttatatttttctaagtgaattttaccatgtcaaataatggtttgagtcttggaaatttggatatttttacatgttaacttacaagaaggtatcaaggtaatataatgttaacggtcCGGTTTTCATCCAGTATAGTTATGGCCCGAAAgggtataggtttcatcgggtctagggtcgggttcgggtctcaAAATGGGCCCGATACATATTTTaggtcgggtctgggtcacatcaaactcggtttcacccgacccatgcacacccctagtcAAAAGTTTAACTAAATTGGGTttgtctagtggttagctcactagttcgCTTAAGTAAGTATCGGGGTTCGAattccgccttgtgcatgcagcaacccattggccagcagTAAAACCTTAAATAAAGCTTAGTATCGTGATGGATTAGTTTTTAACTTGTCGAATTAAATGATACAATAATCTATAGATAAATGACAAACTCTTAAATGAAATTCTCATTTGCGATGAATTAGTTCTTGAGTTTTGGGGTTAAGAGCTATGTGACCgtgagagaaaaataagaaaagataaaaatgaaatgtGAAAATGAAAGATATATATAGATAGTAAGACACAGTCCATGCTCTATTATTGGCATCATTAATAGACTGAAAATCTCACATCACCTTCACATGCCATCTAATTTGAGCTGGAACACAGATACACAGCCACGCACGCATTCATCCTCTTCCGTACTCTCTCACAAATGCttttgctgctgcttcttcttcccaTAATTTCCATAATCCATCGCATTAAAAAACAATGTCAaattaagttttcaatcatacaacattcattgaTTTCATATATATcatttaagaaatatattcccctaatttaaaattaaagcaaGACTTGAGTATAGTTAATCAACATTAATTGGCACCTATGATTTTGACGAATTGATAAGAAAAGACAACGTGAAACATGATTCAAGTCAATCCAAATGATTGTATGCACGTCACTGTTAAACTTTATCATGTTTTTGTCATGTCATACGAGTTCAAATTCAAATACCAACTACTTCAAAATCAAATAACTCGCAAAACTTGCTGGATTTACTTCCTTCATTATTTTTATTGAGATACTATATCCATAATTAGGCCCAGGCTAAGAAaaaggaaattattttaattgtaaatcaTAGAGCCACGTGATTTGAGTAATATTGCGGATCCTTTTCAACTTAAAGGTGATAACAAACCTAACTTAAATAGATTTTCTTCTAAGTCTAGTGGAGTAGCTAAAAAATCAACATTCAAACACTAATAATGATGCAATGTGCATGCTTCACTACTTTACCTATACAATCAAAATTATCAAAATGATTCACCCAACTTAATTAGCGTGCACGCTCTTCTTAAGaacatataaaaaattttctCAACTCACGGAAACAAACATCCACCAACCAAAACATAAATAGTAAAGAAATATGCACTAAGATGCAAGACTTGTTTAATTTCTGGCATTTTCATTATTACTTGCATTCTATATATAGTTCCTAACTTGTAATTACAAAGCATAATGGAAGCATTCTCTTAGGCGAGAAATACTATATATGCACTCATCTAAGTGTTTTATTGGTTTTTTTACGGTATCTCCCAATTTGACAGATTAAGGACTAATCCGTTGCAGATTGAAActctatttaaaattttgttgttaGCAATGGTCTGTTGCATGTACAAAACAGGATTCGAATTCCGACACATGATTAAGCGAACTAGTAAACTAATCGATGAACCAATCCAATTTAGTTAAATTAAGTGTTTTATTTTAAGGTGCATAATGGTTAATTTACCCGTATTTTACCATGTCAGCACAAAAAGTGAGTAGTAATaattgagattgagaagagaattGGAGGGACCGGAGAGTCATAAACAGATGTCAAGGTATCTGAGGACAAAGGAATAGGGCCATCATAATTCATAAGTAATCAAAGGTTCCACCACGCCACTAAAGACAagactattattttaatttgttggaGTTTCGTTTCAATGATCTCAATGTGAAAATGACACCCCCCAAAAAGACCAAACCTTAGCTTATTGTTTTTGCTTCTAAGTTTATTCATATCATATCATGGTAAGCGTAAAGGCCCTCTAATTTACCTTATGGATGGCCTTCAATTATGGTACTTAAACTATATATGCTATTTGCTATGCCTATCACAAGCCAATGACAATGCATTATAATTTATACCCTGTCTTGTACTTGCCTTCTTTAGTGGacagtaattatttaaaaaagaaaaaaaattaaaaaatcactcTATCTTTTTAAGGTGAACATTACAGATAATTACAAACAAAATTGCAAACTACATGGTCAAGATATTGTTCATCAtggtgtttttaaattttttgacaaATCTTCATAGATTCATCATGTCATGATCCCCAAATAAATCTACATTATGCATTCTCTTTTTCTTAGAAAGAGAggtaaaaaaagtaaaataatattaagaatTTGGACATTTTTCTCCAATGACAGAACTCTAATATCTTGCAACATTCAAGGGAATCATTATCTCACATGTCCCAACAAGGGAAAACAAATTTAGACAAACAGAAGTTTACTGCAGAATAATAGCTAACTGTTCTGAGTTCTGTTGTCATAAACACTAACTAAATTTTCTGTAACTCTTAAAACTGTTGTCTTCCTCTTTCCCATGAAAACATTAATGACTGTGTACCCTTTTAAGATTGAAAGGCAAAACTAGAGTTAAAGCAAGTTCCTCTTTTTCCTTTTCAAACAACTCACTAAGAACTAAGAAGAACttgataaaaattaacaaaaaatccaACATCACCGGGTAAGTCAAGTGATGAGATTTCAAATTAAAAACCTGTACTAAAAAGTGACTACTCCAATTTTTGAATTGCATTAGTCGAATTTCTGATAATAGGATCCGACtaacaaaaatgaaaagaaacaaaaaaaagaagttCTAATTAGGATGAAGAAATAATTTAGTGTTTTGCCTTAGCTTATGAGGTCTTACAGGCATAGATCAACAAGGAGAATTCAATTCTGTCTTTATCTTTGTGTGGTGTCTTCTCTTCTAACCACAACCTGCTATCTAAGCCACTTCTTGTTCTGAACATAAACACTGCATAACCAGAACCTGCATTTGCATTTGGATTGAAGAACCAATCATGAACATCCCAAAGCAAATCCACAAGCAACCCATCAACAAAAATTGTTTGGTTCCCTCTGAAATTCCACTGAAGCCTCTTCACGCGGATCACTGTCTTCTTATCAATGCAAACAGAGAGAACAGGGTGAGggtgagggtggtggtggtgatggttcTTACTGTGCACCCCTTCTTCATTCTCCATGGTGCACCTTATCAACACATCATGAAATGTTCCAGTTTCACAGAATTGAGCCTTTGTTGTGTACTGTGTTGTCCCTGAACAATGCTCTCTCCTTGATAGCAGCGATGTTTTTGTTACCATGGAGTTCGATTTGAGCTTCTTTGAGGTGAATTCCTCCGCCGCATCGCCGCCGAGGACTAGGCCTACTTCTGAGTCAACAACGATCACCAAATAGAAACCTTCAACTGGTTCAGGCCCAGATTCATATCTTGCAGTTGACAGGTCCCAAAACACTTCAATCTTTGATGATGATTCATCACATAACTCAATCAATTtgcttcctttcttcttcctaaAGAACCTTGAATTTGTGTTGAGCCTAAACGTTGGTGGTGCTGATGAAGGGTCATGAACCTCATTATTACCTATGTTACACAAATACAAATATAATtactaaatgaaaaaaaaaaacactgaaTTTGTATGTGTATGAATAGATGATTACCGAAGCTTATGGTGAGTCCTTGGTTGGAGTGGCTTCTGCACCATGTGACAGTGAACAAGAGCTGCTTCAAGGTGGAGAGGACTAATTTGTAGACACTGGAAACTGAGTTTTGGATTGAAGGTGATGAAGAAGAAAGTGTTGTTTGGTTAATGATGCAAGGGTTGTTGATTGATGCGTAGCTTGAAGAACATGAAGTGTAATTAGACACATTCACTGCGTTTTCACTGAAACAAGATACTATGTCCCTCATACTGTTAATGATGAAAATTTTGTGTGAGAAGGCACAAAGATCTGAACTTTTTTGTGAAGCAAATTATGGGTCTTTCTTGTTTTTTGGATTGTGTGAAGGAATCATGAGCACTAAGAACCATGAAAGTGAGATCAAAGGTACATTTCTCGTTTTTTTCTTTctgagaggggggggggggggggaggaacTCAGAGGAAGGTGAGTTAGAAGAAGGTGGTTATGAaatggttttattttattttattttattttttttggtcctGACAGGTCTAATGCCATTTAACATGACACAAACTCTCTCTCTCCTATCTCTTTCTCTCCCTTGTGTCCATCACTTTGCatcttattattcatttatttatggAAAGGGAAAAAGATTAGGAGATTGTTGAGGCAGATACCTcggtcttgttttttttttttttttttaatgtgttaTGCCAGTTAATACTAcaatttaaaaaatgtaaaagaaaGGGAAGCAAAAGCAAAAAGGGATGCCTAAAAAGTTTGATCCTCTTGTAacgttatttgtatattaaaattaattattaagatatttatttataaatatatataatttaatttatttttaatatatatttatattttaatatacatataatataaaaatatagtgtgtagaaaaagaatttatcattaaattaataataaattcatTTTGTACCCActacatttttatattttgaattaacaCTATATGTAATACCATATATATGTTTTACTTTTGGCTTTAATATGGGTTACATTAGGTTTTGCCAGTATTAAGAGCCGCAATTGAAGAGAAACTTTAATTACCAGTATCATTAGTGATTAGGTCCTTTGGTTAGTGgtcaagatttgaaaaaaaaagaagcaatagatacaaattaaaagggaaaacgcaattaaaaaggaaaaaatatccTTTTTATTTCTTACCTTTTCACTACTCAATctactttctttcttatttttatatgagaaacgcattaattatttttaaatgaaaacAATAAAATTGATGAAATAATTTAAATGTGTAGCAAGACacttaaatatatatattctttacttcattcaatatttaaaaaaatgtttcgGAAGGTTTTTATGATACCATATAATTATTCTTTTTTCAATACGGAATTTTAAATGACAACTATTATAAGTATTTCTTTTGTACGTAACTACAATTATTAGTTTGTTGGGTATTTGTGGACGTTTCTTATTAATACAAAAAttcagaataaaataaaataaataaaaaacaagtgTTTGTACGTCCAAATGTGATTAAAACTCTTTGTGCTTCCAAGTGTGAGTCTAGCTCACCATCACTTCAACCCTAAACTTCTATACTTGTTTGGTGAAGAATGAAGAAactagaaaaaagagatattgaAAAGTTAGATATGCTAAATTTTCCATTACTAGGGGCCCCTCAAGTCATCAACCGTGGATAAAACTCTCTCAAATTTGTTGATATTAAGTTGGGAGGGTTCATTATGGGACCATTGAATTGAAGCTAAAAATGTGATAGGGTATATAGATTTGTcatccccttttctttctttctggtGGCTAAAAAAAACTTTACCTCTTTCTTGTAATAACCACCAAAACAATGCAATAGGGAAGCCATGAATATGTGATGGTGATTATTGGTCCCACAAAATAAATTTGCTAACTCCCCCCTCCTCCCAATGCAAACTCATATGGGAGCATATTTcactaattataaattaataaataatttaattttatttatttgtttctatCATTATGTCACACGCCTATGATTGATAAGACTTGATCTAATCTTATATTTATTGAAATCAACAATAATGAAGAAACCAAGGACGAAATATTTAATGTGATGCATTCTAAAGAGGTGTGACTATTTTAATTGGTTTCCGGTCTGCTCTCGTTACACTCTTTAatacataaaaagaaaaatcatgtgGTTGCAGTTGGAgagaaaaaagataaagaaaagcatTTGGAACAAGACATGCCCATGCATGAATTATTAAAAGCTTAGGTCAACACATCCAAGTCCCcctctttctccctattttaagTAGTTTCTCCAACCAAAACCATATATTATAGATCCAACATCATCACTTCTTCGCATAAATAAAAGTTGAGTACTAGACAATTTTATTGGCAAGACtgaattaattaagtaataatgAAATTTCATCACGTCTATAAAATCTTACTTAGGGATAGTTATACCATTCGAACTCGCAGATACGTATGTATTTATCTGTTTTTATCTGTTTGGGACAAATTTTTAGTAGGACGGATTTTTGGGGGTGTCGGAACGGGGTCGAATTTAGATAATATCCGctcactatatatataatatatataattttaatatagaatatgtttaatatatgtaaaataattagtaaatgattaataatattatatcacatatttaaatttttactttaatttatgttatgtatgtgatgataattatataaattttaaaatttaattttatttattgaatttttataattatagaaTCGAATAGAAGCGGGACGGGTACTCGCAGAAACAAATTAAAGTTTAACATTTTACTATTCGCAAATAAAAGTGGCAcggattttatacaaaaagtcgaATAGAGAAAAAACCTGCCCCTACCCGACCGATGCCACTCCTAATCTTACTTAACAATCCTTTTTGTTAGAGAGGACTGGTATGTATGTAATTAAGCTGTGTAGTTTAATTAATTagagggaaaaaataaaaaataatccagAGAGACAAGATAGGGATGAAAGAGCAGCACACAAGGTGTTATCGTTATTATTATTGATTGAATGCTTTCTCTTTTTGAGGTACAAAGCAGTGTATGAGGGCATATTGTTTAGGTCATGGACCCCATAAACTAAGGACTTATGGTCCAGTTCATGGGGCATGCATGCTCCTTCCTCATTATTCATTTCTCACCCTTGCTTATGCTAAACGTAACTGCATCTAGTACCAATAATCACACTAACCAAAATTATTAGAGACAGAGCGAGGAGGGGTAAATACAAGAAACAAGTGGCTAATAATATTGTGTgcttatgttttaattatatttgcacTATTGaggttgaaaattgaaattagtcGGTGCTCCTATGCAcaagaaaattgatttttttttattttaagaaaaaaagaaaaaccacatatatataaataaaaaaaaaagtgaatatgAATGCATGGTGCTTGTGAAACTTCCTGGAGTGTAAAAGAAGGCATATGCTAacaacttttcttttcatttcatttcaaTATAATTGACAGTTTTTAACTTTCCCCAGACAAAGTGGAATAAATTAGATTCCTTATTCCTTCCCAAGTAGTAACATGTTTCtctcaaattaaattaataaaaacaaaaaaccatGCATAATCAATTTCATAATTTCATCAGCAGCTTGTGAACCAAGCTAAGCTAATAGCTGAAGCTGATGGCAATGCAAACACATGTATATGTTTTTCACTTCATCAATAAACCATGAATTCATTCCTTCACCCTTTTCATATTACGAAAGTTCGTGGTGGTGCAACTAGCTAGCAACTAATATATTATCGATAGAGACTAAAGATTCATGGTAGGGACTGGGACCTAAACCGCAATCACATCAAATACATCTATCATGCACGATTAACTTAACGTACtatgatcttaaaattttaattatatatatcatattaaCCTATCTTATAACGGTAGAAATTCAGGTgaagtcaacttcacgtgaagttgatcctgagagccgttagataattttccttatttgactaaattttcatcaacttc
This genomic window contains:
- the LOC112784828 gene encoding uncharacterized protein isoform X2, with translation MNMNMKASKELHLLRCFLVLCSVMLGSSIANHDQKDYYCGNIRRAQTPFLNPNPSILSSITLCRSQNLYFKTSLGLFQVSSVDLNAGLPSPPEPNSLILFNCSITRYPFLPLLKNCTHIYKCGGAEEHEKSPYSCLVIEDLKKVGLGFHPRNLNCSHYTWAHKSSSHGEDHGELKFGARISFNTHVPDICKGCQKPNDTCGAGLNCLCHAKECKDKVISEVGSITFTARTELFSVNDKYREKRGSNCYL
- the LOC112784828 gene encoding uncharacterized protein isoform X1 codes for the protein MNMNMKASKELHLLRCFLVLCSVMLGSSIANHDQKDYYCGNIRRAQTPFLNPNPSILSSITLCRSQNLYFKTSLGLFQVSSVDLNGSLLTISHSTCTSSIQYLSPLAVTAGLPSPPEPNSLILFNCSITRYPFLPLLKNCTHIYKCGGAEEHEKSPYSCLVIEDLKKVGLGFHPRNLNCSHYTWAHKSSSHGEDHGELKFGARISFNTHVPDICKGCQKPNDTCGAGLNCLCHAKECKDKVISEVGSITFTARTELFSVNDKYREKRGSNCYL
- the LOC112784844 gene encoding uncharacterized protein: MRDIVSCFSENAVNVSNYTSCSSSYASINNPCIINQTTLSSSSPSIQNSVSSVYKLVLSTLKQLLFTVTWCRSHSNQGLTISFGNNEVHDPSSAPPTFRLNTNSRFFRKKKGSKLIELCDESSSKIEVFWDLSTARYESGPEPVEGFYLVIVVDSEVGLVLGGDAAEEFTSKKLKSNSMVTKTSLLSRREHCSGTTQYTTKAQFCETGTFHDVLIRCTMENEEGVHSKNHHHHHPHPHPVLSVCIDKKTVIRVKRLQWNFRGNQTIFVDGLLVDLLWDVHDWFFNPNANAGSGYAVFMFRTRSGLDSRLWLEEKTPHKDKDRIEFSLLIYACKTS